One Podospora pseudopauciseta strain CBS 411.78 chromosome 5 map unlocalized CBS411.78m_5, whole genome shotgun sequence DNA window includes the following coding sequences:
- a CDS encoding uncharacterized protein (EggNog:ENOG503P8RP): MGFIEKIQAKIELFRLEQRYTRRRHRRSTFVSNAIYVDGEYIYQSPNSTGSSSSTASSANTSRSNTTTISAQQAPVDDPVKAQKKLNRWSSMPGFGYNSKPDGMPRIESIAEAHDWRTKQQQQRSSFDR, translated from the coding sequence ATGGGCTTCATCGAGAAAATCCAGGCCAAAATTGAGCTCTTCCGCCTCGAGCAGCGCTACACCCGCAGGCGTCATCGCCGTTCTACTTTTGTTTCCAACGCAATCTACGTTGACGGCGAATACATCTACCAGTCCCCCAACTCTACCGGATCTTCATCCAGCACAGCCAGCAGCGCCAACACCAGCAGGTCCAACACGACCACCATCAGCGCCCAGCAAGCCCCAGTCGACGACCCCGTCAAGGCTCAGAAGAAGCTCAACCGGTGGAGTAGCATGCCCGGGTTCGGCTACAACTCCAAGCCTGACGGCATGCCACGCATCGAAAGCATCGCAGAGGCACACGACTGGAGgaccaagcagcagcaacagagaAGCAGCTTTGACCGTTGA
- a CDS encoding uncharacterized protein (EggNog:ENOG503PD2M), whose protein sequence is MDVEALLRKRSSEVSIEVFDPDHYHLLVNAIQNILSTELAELSIAQLIDGVPLMMWVFEGRDVYSRKATHCLNTRIFVRVPLIKRASYIVVHSNSPTGQIMQAYQISEIGLGEFKMRLVELTAVAVHNLAVLVYQGHPKFHSQEEIDKTVSWTVPPRWIEDDGLKLRWEKVIEPHPTLFYRIDYLDHDRYTHGLADVVGYWAEDRNFGGVVLFEKGDYPELQEAFDELTNYESEESFVVTLEYDERGLPIVTKSPRDPGASEDNMSQASSGKRRKLEDGSGKIPPAPSELLLVSPPSLGSPPPLDSPPPLSSPRLCSAEPLELSSSPDAREAPGSESVSLHDKDATANVDIESKE, encoded by the exons ATGGATGTCGAAGCGCTGCTGCGAAAGAGGTCTTCCGAGGTGTCGATCGAAGTGTTTGATCCTGATCACTATCACTTGCTCGTCAATGCTATTCAGAACATTCTTTCAACAGAGCTGGCTGAGTTGAGCATAGCGCAGCTGATTGATGGCGTTCCTTTGATGATGTGGGTCTTTGAAGGCCGCGATGTCTACTCGAGAAAGGCCACCCATTGCTTGAACACGAGAATCTTTGTGAGGGTGCCCTTGATCAAGCGCG CATCCTACATTGTGGTACACTCTAACTCACCCACCGGGCAGATCATGCAAGCATATCAGATTTCTGAGATTGGGTTAGGGGAGTTCAAGATGAGGTTGGTCGAACTGACCGCCGTCGCGGTACACAACCTAGCGGTTCTTGTATACCAAGGACATCCAAAGTTTCACAGCCAGGAGGAAATCGACAAAACTGTATCCTGGACAGTTCCGCCTCGATGGATAGAGGACGATGGACTTAAACTGCGCTGGGAGAAAGTCATTGAACCCCACCCAACACTCTTCTATCGTATTGATTATCTCGATCATGACCGCTACACCCATGGTCTTGCCGATGTAGTTGGCTACTGGGCAGAGGATCGCAattttggtggtgtcgttCTGTTTGAGAAAGGCGACTATCCAGAGTTACAGGAGGCTTTTGATGAACTCACAAACTATGAATCAGAGGAATCCTTCGTCGTCACTCTAGAGTATGACGAAAGGGGCTTGCCAATTGTCACCAAGAGCCCTAGGGACCCAGGGGCTTCAGAAGACAACATGTCCCAGGCATCAAGTGGCAAGCGTAGGAAACTTGAAGATGGATCTGGAAAAATACCGCCGGCGCCCTCTGAATTACTCTTAGTCTCGCCGCCTTCACTAggctcaccaccccctttgGACTCTCCGCCGCCCCTTAGCTCACCTCGTCTTTGCTCGGCAGAACCACTGGAACTATCATCTTCACCCGACGCAA GAGAAGCACCAGGCTCAGAGAGCGTCTCGCTCCATGACAAGGATGCCACTGCAAATGTTGACATTGAGTCCAAGGAATAA
- a CDS encoding uncharacterized protein (EggNog:ENOG503P9DD), with amino-acid sequence MHLIRTLFLASSLSLAHASVLPSTPKPGIRALSKRAEPNTGEDFPEDEEPVPNRLNKVETAFKDAIELTSAVLSFIETDETIYPHYFDPADREEITRIFRDLNNDGEGHDMLGNFLVQTTDLDNACGDRGLAYSGDYNTEQPFIVVCPRAFNKKAIGDLEGKDRGDEDARDFYAACAEDGGDIADNVSFHFNTLGMTLLHEYLHYDLMIQSSFGSIVDNPDDEPGYGPVAVYDRLPKDLARVNADSYAYYAAEVYWSLICQKEFQGPREGIDDADPDCGEQTCET; translated from the exons ATGCACCTCATCCGCACCCTCTTTCTGGCTTCAAGCCTGTCCCTGGCGCACGCCAGCGTCCtaccctccacccccaagcCCGGCATCAGAGCCCTCTCCAAGCGGGCTGAGCCCAACACAGGAGAAGACTTCCCCGAGGACGAAGAGCCCGTCCCCAACCGTCTCAACAAAGTCGAAACCGCCTTCAAAGACGCCATCGAGTTGACCTCTGCCGTCTTGTCCTTCATTGAAACCGACGAGACAATCTATCCCCACTACTTTGACCCGGCAGACCGTGAGGAAATTACCCGAATCTTCAGAGACCTTAACAATGACGGCGAAGGTCATGACATGCTGGGGAACTTCCTCGTGCAAACTACCGATCTTGACAATGCCTGCGGTGATCGTGGACTGGCGTACTCGGGTGATTACAATACTGAGCAGCCTTTTATCGTGGTTTGCCCTCGTGCTTTCAACAAGAAGGCTATTGGTGATCTTGAGGGGAAAGACcgtggggatgaggatgcgAGGGACTTCTATGCTGCTTGTgctgaggatgggggggataTTGCGGATAATGTCAGCTTT CATTTTAACACCCTCGGAATGACACTCCTCCATGAGTACCTCCACTATGACCTCATGATCCAGTCTTCCTTCGGATCTATTGTTGACAATCCTGATGATGAACCTGGCTATGGCCCGGTTGCCGTTTATGATCGGTTGCCGAAAGACTTGGCTCGGGTCAATGCTGACAGTTACGCCTATTACGCTGCG GAGGTGTATTGGTCTCTGATCTGCCAGAAAGAGTTCCAGGGCCCCCGTGAGGGCATTGATGACGCCGACCCTGACTGTGGAGAGCAGACTTGCGAGACTTGA
- a CDS encoding uncharacterized protein (EggNog:ENOG503PNSN), which yields MSTTTPTTTSPPAKIHITITITPETHSFTTNPLPPFLTLSLLTHHPTPITLCTFNRPLALPSALTNRTITIHSLPSRQKIETCLFQVNRSPVTRVRGDSDEQFYLTLLPNTPTTISTPFGRGGGVNKIRPVPKAIAEKGWEVDEEGRERRVRRSVQPTGVDGLEPGLEYEVGLDRESLDGMWWAPVGREEILVEGGTTEGRYMGDYRGWVKGGVEWVVEGGRVKVEE from the coding sequence AtgtccaccacaacccccaccaccaccagccctccCGCCAAAATCCACATCACCATAACCATCACCCCAGAAACCcactccttcaccaccaaccccctcccccccttcctaaccctctccctcctcacccaccaccccaccccgATAACCCTCTGCACCTTCAACCGCCCCTTGGCCCTACCCTCCGCCCTAACAAACCGCACAATAACAatccactccctcccctcccgccaAAAAATCGAAACCTGTCTTTTTCAAGTCAACCGTTCCCCCGTAACCCGCGTCAGAGGCGATTCAGACGAGCAGTTCTACCTCACTTTACTCCCTAACACTCCCACCACAATCTCAACCCCCtttgggagaggtggaggggtgaaTAAAATCCGGCCTGTGCCAAAGGCCATCGcggagaaggggtgggaggtggatgaagaaggaagggagaggagggtaaGGAGGTCGGTGCAGCCTACTGGTGTTGATGGGTTGGAGCCGGGGTTGGAGTATGAAGTTGGTTTGGATAGGGAGAGCCTAGATGGGATGTGGTGGGCgccggtggggagggaggagatttTGGTTGAAGGGGGAACGACGGAGGGGAGGTATATGGGGGATTATAGGGGGTGGGTGAAGGGTGGGGTTGagtgggttgttgagggggggagggtgaaggtggaggagtag
- a CDS encoding uncharacterized protein (COG:S; EggNog:ENOG503P1U2), producing the protein MAWLIDTKKRCLVPAKAELQTERANLLAHQKDRVFDRLRVMMPAPINDAIGLVPLIDERYLWVDSLCIVHEEGSKYTQIRDMAKIYENTRLTIVAGDGLDADHGLRGIPNVSQPRRLHPELELSDTISVRAPQNLALEGTTWARRGWTWQELQFSQRRLTSVDGSVWWRCAESFFCEDDVFAARDYRTTTESIRRPE; encoded by the exons ATGGCGTGGCTTATTGACACCAAGAAGCGATGCCTGGTACCGGCAAAGGCCGAACTACA GACAGAGCGCGCCAATTTGTTGGCTCACCAAAAGGACCGTGTATTTGATCGGTTAAGAGTAATGATGCCTGCGCCTATCAACGATGCTATTGGTCTGGTCCCTTTGATAGACGAGAGATATTTATGGGTCGACTCGCTTTGCATCGTTCATGAAGAAGGCTCAAAATATACGCAAATTCGGGATATGGCCAAGATATATGAGAACACTCGACTTACTATTGTAGCTGGCGATGGCCTAGATGCCGACCATGGCTTGCGCGGTATTCCCAACGTTTCTCAGCCTCGACGGTTGCACCCCGAACTAGAACTCAGCGACACCATCTCCGTGCGTGCCCCACAAAATCTTGCACTGGAAGGAACCACATGGGCACGCCGTGGTTGGACGTGGCAGGAACTCCAGTTTTCACAGCGACGGTTAACATCTGTTGACGGGTCTgtttggtggaggtgtgCAGAATCCTTTTTCTGTGAGGACGATGTCTTCGCTGCGCGTGATTACAGGACGACAACCGAGTCGATTAGGAGACCTGAATAA
- a CDS encoding uncharacterized protein (COG:S; EggNog:ENOG503P6IW) has product MVRITVTALLAFVVTAMAQITPNNAGARNVGQGNGSQFITGGCVNNADCASGCCADANGVGVCSAEAAQFQNGKNGCGFVDPNAQGTIAAAQAQVARQGF; this is encoded by the exons ATGGTCCGCATCACTGTAACTGCCCTCCTGGCTT TCGTCGTCACTGCCATGGCACAAATCACACCCAACAATGCCGGTGCGAGAAACGTTGGGCAGGGAAACGGCTCGCAGTTCATCACTGGGGGCTGCGTCAACAATGCCGACTGCGCTTCAGGGTGTTGCGCTGATGCGAATGGCGTGGGGGTTTGCTCTGCTGAGGCTGCTCAGTTCCAAAATGGGAAGAATGGATGTGGCTTTGTTGATCCGAATGCTCAGGGGaccattgctgctgctcaggcTCAGGTTGCGCGGCAGGGATTCTGA
- the USV1 gene encoding Up in starvation (COG:S; EggNog:ENOG503P0AA), which translates to MAAAFRPVNTPLLATDSIKHEIPPSSTTLTATTTTTTTMTTPRPSTAPSQASRPVDEATTPTRVNFGTGALASQKPLPTSPFPESVQVPEPTTESTPKRENSQHSRKSRDSDDMDMDDSDGEHGEEVGSDDDSENADGTKSKKKKSQRFYCTDYPPCNLSFTRSEHLARHIRKHTGERPFQCHCSRRFSRLDNLRQHAQTVHVNEDIPIDSLAATGTRFQRQIRTDRVRPTTGRARAATAGSVGPGGRGHSKSLSTSSITSMASIASAYGGGEARRRPPPLVMADPRSRLSLESYRGPDGQYYRAASPDMSTPTSATFSTGQNSPRWGPVASPGSSHSRSHSMYAAAGSRTPGRRLSVPSGGNPFQSPHAPSLRGPLFGPSLNASNSGAFSPGQNGLLSSPTTSTSNWSRRDSVSTADEAWRRRTWHPDTAGFNGASRLSQVITPSQFPPDSIKLPPANTGNQPPQTLRLPGIESFDPIPRRPPTPPRRNPSPMMIDSEASRPPALLPAGDLGSDDRRPSSQWDMGLHRGITRLDINTPPRDSAGAWANEATQALMARAEQAHAAPMQPTVRFEQDLRPPQGPPPINVAPPVGSRHHYTMSAPSITTPRESRRHGWYHGPVPTHPVEETIHEGRPHVDRIVHPNVRGFQGFPAREQQLGIHQQQPSGPSMERILERPMSRGDNPESLRRLQALVAVATSEGSTATAY; encoded by the exons ATGGCTGCAGCGTTTCGCCCAGTCAACACACCGCTCCTGGCAACGGACTCCATCAAACATGAAAtacccccttcttccacgACTTTGACGGCGACAaccacgacaacaacaacgatgaCGACACCGAGACCGAGCACAGCGCCTTCGCAGGCTTCACGGCCTGTTGACGAAgccacaacaccaacacgAGTAAACTTTGGAACAGGCGCACTCGCATCTCAGAAACCACTTCCGACATCACCATTTCCCGAGTCGGTACAAGTCCCCGAACCCACGACGGAATCCACACCCAAGCGAGAAAATTCGCAGCACTCGAGGAAGTCTAGGGACTCGGACGACATGGATATGGATGACTCAGATGGAGAACACGGTGAGGAAGTTGGATCAGACGACGACAGCGAGAACGCCGACGGAACCAagtcgaagaagaaaaagtcgCAGCGATTCTATTGCACGGATTATCCACCGTGCAATCTGAGCTTTACCAGGAGCGAGCATTTGGCCCGCCATATCAG AAAACACACTGGAGAACGCCCCTTCCAATGCCACTGCTCCAGACGATTCTCTCGACTCGATAACTTGAGACAACATGCACAAACAGTGCATGTGAACGAAGATATTCCGATTGACTCGCTCGCAGCGACAGGAACACGATTTCAGAGACAGATTAGGACCGACAGGGTGCGGCCAACGACTGGCAGGGCGAGAGCGGCGACAGCTGGCAGTGTTGGACCTGGGGGTCGAGGACACTCGAAATCTCTGTCAACATCTAGCATCACAAGCATGGCTTCGATAGCCTCGGCctatggtggtggtgaggcaCGCCGGCGTCCGCCTCCTCTGGTCATGGCCGACCCCCGATCCCGACTTTCTCTCGAGTCATATCGCGGACCGGATGGCCAATACTATAGGGCCGCCTCACCGGACATGAGCACTCCCACATCAGCCACATTTTCGACAGGCCAAAATAGCCCTCGATGGGGTCCGGTGGCCTCTCCTGGTTCATCACACTCACGCTCGCATAGCATGTATGCTGCCGCCGGGTCCCGCACCCCAGGCCGCCGACTAAGCGTTCCGTCTGGAGGAAACCCGTTCCAATCGCCTCATGCCCCCAGTCTCCGCGGCCCGCTGTTTGGCCCTTCGCTCAACGCGTCCAACAGCGGTGCCTTTTCTCCTGGCCAAAATGGTCTTCTCTCATCGCCCACAACGTCCACTTCAAACTGGTCAAGGCGGGATTCAGTGTCGACGGCCGATGAGGCCTGGCGACGACGAACGTGGCACCCCGATACCGCGGGCTTCAACGGGGCAAGCAGATTGAGCCAGGTCATCACTCCATCTCAGTTCCCGCCCGACAGCATTAAGCTTCCACCCGCCAATACCGGaaaccaaccacctcaaACACTGCGGCTGCCCGGTATCGAGTCTTTTGATCCTATCCCGCGGAGACCGCCCACACCTCCCCGCCGCAACCCGTCCCCGATGATGATCGACTCGGAGGCATCGCGGCCCCCAGCTTTGTTACCGGCCGGTGACCTCGGTTCGGATGACCGAAGGCCTAGCTCGCAGTGGGATATGGGCTTGCATCGGGGCATAACAAGACTTGACATCAACACGCCACCTCGGGATAGCGCGGGAGCATGGGCCAACGAAGCCACTCAAGCCCTGATGGCTCGCGCTGAGCAAGCCCATGCCGCACCCATGCAACCTACCGTCCGGTTCGAACAAGATCTGAGGCCTCCTCAGGGCCCGCCACCCATCAATGTGGCCCCTCCTGTCGGCTCTAGGCATCACTACACAATGTCGgctccatccatcaccacaccTCGTGAGTCCCGAAGACATGGATGGTATCACGGTCCAGTGCCTACCCACCCTGTTGAGGAGACCATCCATGAAGGCCGCCCACATGTTGATCGGATTGTTCACCCCAACGTTCGTGGTTTCCAGGGATTCCCTGCCAGGGAACAACAGCTTGGcatccaccaacaacagccatcCGGCCCCAGCATGGAGCGGATCCTGGAGCGGCCAATGTCGCGGGGCGACAACCCCGAGTCTCTGCGGCGGTTGCAGGCTCTTGTGGCCGTCGCCACAAGCGAAGGCTCGACGGCAACGGCATACTGA